From Populus trichocarpa isolate Nisqually-1 chromosome 19, P.trichocarpa_v4.1, whole genome shotgun sequence, a single genomic window includes:
- the LOC7491051 gene encoding inactive protein RESTRICTED TEV MOVEMENT 2, whose translation METKVEETLNLSYDDFEPFCKWTREEGHDKLEVHVQDFKMEHMSIQIQEPGVVTITGERPLDDTRWSRFRKQIRIPKDTKTNEIQANLSGDILHVVVPRKTPALPAKKSSTKTSTITASMASNYLFGLIKSAISRLEMNTMLALPVAGVLAVVVAFVAYAYKDCHCGDAES comes from the exons ATGGAAACCAAGGTTGAAGAAACCCTGAACCTCTCTTATGATGATTTTGAGCCCTTTTGCAAGTGGACAAGAGAGGAAGGACATGACAAACTCGAGGTCCATGTACAAG ATTTCAAAATGGAACACATGAGCATCCAAATACAGGAACCTGGTGTTGTGACAATTACTGGAGAGAGACCTCTAGATGACACTCGCTGGAGCCGGTTTCGTAAACAAATCAGAATTCCGAAGGATactaaaacaaatgaaattcaAGCAAACCTTTCTGGGGATATTCTTCATGTAGTTGTGCCTAGGAAAACTCCTGCACTTCCTGCCAAAAAAAGCAGCACCAAAACTAGTACAATAACTGCAAGTATGGCATCAAATTATTTGTTTGGCTTAATAAAGAGTGCAATTTCGAGGCTAGAAATGAACACCATGTTAGCTCTACCAGTTGCAGGAGTGCTTGCTGTGGTGGTGGCTTTCGTAGCTTATGCTTACAAAGATTGTCACTGTGGAGATGCTGAAAGCTAA